In Triticum aestivum cultivar Chinese Spring chromosome 5B, IWGSC CS RefSeq v2.1, whole genome shotgun sequence, the following proteins share a genomic window:
- the LOC123115621 gene encoding uncharacterized protein: MSLRRLVARSLSTADLSGRLRPTAVLSGRLRRSLSTAAAAAVTHPPWAIIHDTSEVDRSSSAPGACFRPVAPPGVSHIFAPAHLIDPTQRPNAGSSDGVLQYLGGKVVQLLFGNVGAASGDGHLLLSYHDLRAEGPCTRWDLAENPEVHRFVCNPLTGQMLRLPDFGGSRRIFALHSMGLLTQADGGLGCGPPDRFAVAEFVLNGAAIVRFLSEEGKWNAVRPVHGNPSLPRPIEMNQETVAFGGRLWWVDLTLGAVSVDPFADQPEIRFVELPSGSVLPAPARVDEADPCKVEERGLLIMEVTNRRRIGVSEGRLRYAEVTPGGPFLLSSYALDDDEGTVWKLEHQVALRRVLADGGYSAQAAPQIAVLDPVDANIIYLKVGKDVVVVDMHNGNLIGGCPLQGEYISLVPCVLPPWLGLSRIPAEGKKDGMEVTDDLVSSA; this comes from the exons ATGTCACTCCGCCGCCTCGTAGCCCGCTCCCTCTCCACGGCCGACCTCTCCGGCCGCCTCCGCCCCACCGCCGTCCtctccggccgcctccgccgctccctctccaccgccgccgccgccgccgtcacgcacCCGCCATGGGCAATCATCCACGACACGTCGGAGGTCGACCGGTCGTCGTCGGCCCCGGGCGCGTGCTTCCGCCCCGTGGCTCCTCCGGGCGTTTCCCACATCTTCGCCCCAGCGCACCTCATCGATCCCACGCAACGCCCGAACGCGGGCAGCAGCGACGGCGTCCTCCAATACCTTGGCGGCAAAGTCGTCCAGCTCCTCTTCGGCAACGTCGGCGCCGCCAGCGGcgacggccacctcctcctcaGCTACCACGACCTCCGGGCGGAGGGCCCTTGCACCCGCTGGGACCTGGCCGAGAACCCCGAAGTCCACCGCTTCGTCTGCAACCCCCTCACCGGCCAGATGCTCCGCCTGCCCGACTTCGGCGGCTCCAGGAGGATCTTCGCCCTCCACAGCATGGGTCTCCTCACCCAGGCCGACGGAGGGCTCGGGTGCGGGCCGCCCGACAGGTTCGCCGTCGCCGAGTTCGTCCTCAATGGCGCCGCCATCGTGCGGTTTCTCTCTGAGGAAGGGAAGTGGAACGCGGTACGGCCGGTCCATGGCAATCCATCGCTCCCGCGCCCGATAGAGATGAACCAGGAGACGGTTGCCTTCGGCGGCCGCCTGTGGTGGGTCGACCTGACCTTGGGTGCCGTCTCCGTCGACCCCTTCGCCGACCAGCCAGAGATCCGCTTCGTCGAGCTGCCGAGCGGCAGCGTGCTGCCTGCGCCGGCACGTGTGGACGAAGCAGACCCCTGCAAGGTCGAGGAACGGGGGCTGCTCATTATGGAGGTGACCAATCGCCGGCGCATCGGCGTGAGCGAGGGGAGGCTGCGCTACGCCGAAGTGACTCCCGGCGGGCCATTTCTTCTCAGCTCCTATGCGCTCGACGACGACGAGGGCACCGTTTGGAAGCTGGAGCACCAGGTGGCGCTCAGGCGGGTGTTGGCGGACGGAGGCTACTCGGCACAGGCGGCGCCGCAGATCGCCGTCCTTGACCCCGTCGACGCCAACATCATTTACCTCAAGGTCGGCAAGGACGTCGTCGTCGTGGACATGCATAATGGGAATCTGATTGGGGGCTGTCCGCTTCAAGGAGAGTACATTTCTCTTGTACCATGCGTTCTTCCACCCTGGCTTGGATTAAGCCGGATCCCCGCCGAAG GCAAGAAGGATGGCATGGAAGTGACAGATGATCTGGTCAGTAGCGCCTAG